In Elaeis guineensis isolate ETL-2024a chromosome 1, EG11, whole genome shotgun sequence, a genomic segment contains:
- the LOC105038694 gene encoding putative pentatricopeptide repeat-containing protein At5g08490, with the protein MIPPYNHSVSSFRSILFCLQRSINKGILAKISLPPKSQTSFLCSLVGYTEQGHQLNAHELLDEILIPDYKSCNKMIKSYTTDYQYLEALSVFRWMQKARLRPDSFALAAAVKSSGTMHDARLGGMLHAFAVKGGFSTFLAVEKALMDMYARFDMLSDSRQVFREMSWRDSVSWNVLLSGYARAQLYGDAMDLFHAMHGYGDEEVKPTAVTMAVILPICAKLKSLKAGQSVHAYVIKMGLDLDTLVGNALVSMYAKCGSIINDAYRAFCHIAWKDVISWNSMIAGYCDNGFFGEAFELFCRMILSGLQPNYATVANILPICASVEDGWHYGRELHCYALRCGLEVELTVCNALLTHYSKVGDMKAVESVFGKMHSRDLVTWNTVIAGYALNGWISRAINLFHELLSNEIKPDSITLISVLPVYAQANDLQAGKKIHGYILRHPLLCQETSTGNALISLYGKCGELDNAVKTFKGIPERDIISWNAMLSAYADTEQLEKFMDMLNQMNVEGIQPDPVTILSVLQVSAFHGIKKVREAHAYSLRAGFTIQMTVGNAILDAYAKCGSIDDAFGMFRSLTGKNVVTGNTMISGYLKHGCQEFAEMIFGQMCERDLTTWNLMIQVYAQNDCIDRAFGLFHELQHKGMKPDNVGIMSIVAACARLASVHLVRQCHGYIIRASLGDSYLEGALLDSYAKCGSINDACKLFQTSYQKDLVTYTAMLGGYAMHGMAQESLGVFSQMLVLDIKPDHVIITSLLSACSHAGLVDEGWKLFKSISKIHGIKPTMEHYACMVDLLARRGCFREAYNFIKDMPCEANGNLWGTLLGACKTYGEVEVGRLVADHLFDVDTGNIGNYVVMSNIFAADGRWNGVEQVRRLMKAKDLKKPAGCSWIEVERMRHAFVAGDLSHPLRPIIYSTLRTLDRQIKDPLSPRK; encoded by the coding sequence ATGATTCCACCATATAACCACAGCGTATCTAGTTTCAGATCAATATTATTTTGTCTCCAGAGATCCATTAACAAAGGTATCTTGGCAAAGATATCTTTGCCACCCAAGTCACAGACCTCTTTCTTGTGCTCTCTGGTCGGCTATACCGAACAAGGCCATCAGCTCAACGCCCATGAGCTGCTCGATGAAATACTCATACCAGACTacaaatcatgtaataagatgaTCAAGAGCTACACTACTGACTACCAGTACCTGGAGGCACTGTCAGTATTCAGATGGATGCAGAAAGCCAGATTGAGACCAGATAGCTTCGCACTTGCGGCGGCCGTAAAATCCTCGGGTACAATGCATGACGCTAGACTTGGAGGAATGCTCCATGCATTTGCTGTTAAGGGAGGTTTCTCGACATTCTTAGCTGTTGAAAAGGCGCTAATGGATATGTATGCTAGATTTGACATGCTGAGTGATTCTCGTCAGGTTTTCAGGGAGATGAGTTGGAGAGATTCTGTCTCTTGGAACGTTCTGTTGTCGGGCTATGCTCGTGCTCAGCTTTATGGTGATGCAATGGATTTATTCCATGCAATGCATGGATATGGCGATGAGGAAGTTAAGCCCACTGCAGTAACCATGGCAGTCATTCTTCCCATTTGTGCAAAATTAAAAAGTTTGAAGGCAGGGCAAAGCGTCCATGCTTATgttatcaagatgggattggatTTAGATACTCTAGTAGGGAATGCACTTGTATCGATGTACGCGAAGTGCGGTAGTATCATTAATGATGCCTATAGGGCATTCTGTCACATTGCTTGGAAGGATGTTATCTCATGGAATTCAATGATTGCTGGATACTGTGATAATGGTTTCTTTGGTGAAGCCTTTGAATTGTTTTGTCGGATGATATTGTCAGGTTTGCAGCCTAATTATGCTACGGTTGCTAATATTCTTCCCATCTGTGCATCTGTGGAAGATGGGTGGCACTATGGAAGAGAACTTCATTGTTATGCATTGCGGTGTGGGTTGGAGGTGGAACTTACTGTCTGTAATGCACTTTTGACTCATTACTCAAAGGTGGGAGACATGAAAGCAGTTGAATCAGTCTTTGGAAAAATGCATTCAAGGGATTTAGTAACATGGAACACTGTAATTGCTGGGTATGCTTTGAATGGATGGATCTCAAGGGCCATAAATTTGTTTCATGAATTGCTGTCTAACGAAATAAAACCTGATTCGATCACTCTCATCAGTGTGCTTCCTGTATATGCTCAAGCAAATGATTTACAAGCGGGCAAGAAGATCCATGGTTACATATTGCGGCATCCTTTGCTCTGCCAAGAAACATCTACAGGAAATGCACTTATTAGCTTATATGGGAAGTGTGGTGAGCTAGACAATGCGGTGAAGACTTTTAAGGGGATTCCAGAGAGAGATATAATATCATGGAATGCGATGCTTTCAGCTTATGCTGATACTGAACAATTGGAGAAATTTATGGACATGTTGAATCAAATGAATGTTGAAGGAATTCAACCTGACCCTGTAACTATTTTAAGTGTGCTTCAGGTAAGTGCTTTCCATGGCATAAAAAAGGTTAGAGAAGCCCATGCTTATTCCCTTCGAGCTGGCTTCACAATCCAAATGACTGTTGGGAATGCAATACTTGATGCATATGCAAAGTGTGGGAGCATTGATGATGCATTCGGAATGTTCAGGAGCTTGACAGGCAAGAATGTGGTCACAGGCAATACGATGATCTCTGGCTATCTGAAGCATGGTTGTCAGGAGTTTGCTGAGATGATCTTTGGCCAGATGTGTGAGAGAGATCTAACCACTTGGAATTTGATGATTCAAGTTTATGCTCAAAATGATTGCATAGACCGTGCTTTTGGTCTTTTTCATGAGCTGCAGCACAAAGGAATGAAGCCTGATAATGTTGGTATTATGAGCATCGTTGCAGCTTGTGCTCGTCTGGCCTCTGTTCACTTGGTAAGGCAGTGCCATGGTTACATAATCCGTGCTTCTCTTGGAGACAGTTACCTGGAAGGAGCTCTCCTTGACTCATATGCAAAATGTGGAAGCATAAATGATGCTTGCAAACTCTTTCAAACGAGCTATCAGAAGGACTTGGTCACATATACTGCTATGCTTGGAGGCTATGCAATGCATGGTATGGCACAAGAGTCACTTGGGGTCTTCTCGCAGATGCTTGTATTGGATATAAAGCCAGATCATGTGATCATAACTTCCCTTCTTTCAGCCTGCAGTCATGCTGGACTGGTAGATGAAGGGTGGAAGCTATTCAAATCCATCAGTAAGATTCATGGGATTAAACCCACGATGGAGCACTATGCCTGTATGGTGGATCTTCTTGCTCGACGAGGGTGCTTCAGAGAAGCATATAATTTCATTAAGGATATGCCCTGTGAAGCCAATGGCAATTTATGGGGTACACTGCTTGGAGCCTGTAAGACTTATGGAGAGGTGGAAGTTGGGCGACTGGTTGCAGATCATTTATTCGATGTGGACACTGGAAATATTGGAAACTATGTGGTAATGTCAAACATTTTTGCTGCAGATGGGAGGTGGAATGGTGTTGAGCAGGTCCGTAGACTAATGAAGGCCAAGGATCTGAAAAAGCCAGCCGGATGTAGCTGGATTGAGGTTGAGAGAATGAGACATGCATTTGTGGCTGGTGATCTATCTCATCCATTGAGACCTATCATTTACAGTACATTGAGGACTTTGGATCGACAAATCAAAGACCCACTGAGTCCAAGGAAATGA